The genomic stretch tttatatagtgttatacaactttgtaacatataacgatggcaaatgtccgaaatcccaTTATCCTTTCCATCATCAAAGAAACTTTAAGCAAAGAGCTACAAATTGTTGTAAACTTAAACGTTAACCAAGAACTGATGGCCAACTGCTCTGTGCTATCACACATTTTAgccaattttaagttttgtttactCTTTAAATACTGCAAAGGCAAAAGATTTAACAAATTTCATCTGATCCATCTTGATCCTAACGTAAAGAGGACTAGCAATAACTTTAATAGTTAAACATTCTACTAAATTTGCAGAAAaattgtagatttattttttatagtatacataagtaacaaaatgtttgtatgaaaaaaaaaataataaaataaagtttttagtgaGTTTATAAGTGGAAATACTTTTTTATCTATTGTAATTTGATATTTGTGTTGTACAAACATCAGTTAAAATAAAGTTTGGGATTTTGGGTACAATGGTAATTATTTAGCTAACCATTTATGATGATATCTTTATCCCAAGGGGTCATTGTGTCGACAATGATATTATTTGGTCCCTTGATCAGGGTGCTGGTACAATTGGCAGCCATTGTGGATTTGTTGACCATGCGAGAGTAGCCTTCATTGATGACATAAATATTGTATGGCATCCTGCAAAATACATACAcaacattattagattaattttgtGGTTAAGaaataagtaggtaaatatagcAAAACAGAAGGATTGCTTTGAGGTTAAGTGTAAAAAGGTCTTTAGACTGAGACGAAATttcgttataaaattagtataaaacatgtttttcagtaaacgggtagggtccaataagcggaccgggttttttatatcgaagaatataatcatcgatacctaatattcgcatatcgaatcatagactatcaatcgatataaaagtaataacaatcatatgttttaaagtaaaaatgtgaatttaatgatgtaacaaataacctttaccattaccttcttttttgcatctgaagacgaccatgttagctcctctgacagttacatttgttacctttccacaaatatcacataatggattcttaggtactaacccaacattctgaagccataaaaaacatgttttatcgtcttttaaagcaatttcgtgaagcttcctaagattgacagccattttttaatacacaatgttacttatgtgaaatttaaagtattaccttaattgtattatttgaaagtgtttacagctgttcatatagattatttaagttaattgttaaaaacaattaatcagtatcgattgattatatcaatggttatgattaagtaatatcgtttgccaatttcgatataaaaaaccgggtccggttattggaccctaccccagtaaactatgaatttttcgtGGCTTTGATTATATTGTCAGCGCTATAAATTTCTCAGTAGTGATGTCTTCCAGATTGGTTTAGGTTTACAAAACATATTCGTCAAAAACTCACTTACATAGTATAACTCAATAACTTACCAGGATTAAGAAATGTTTTGTCGCCTTTTATGAAAGCCATTATGGAAAACCTGTTATATTTTGAGGTTATACAATTCATATTGCACAATATATCCATTTATTAACTTACAGTgtggttaaaaaaaatcattaaaaccgAAAGAAACAGATCTAAAGAGGCCTATTCCAATATAGTTAATTTGGGCACCACTACAATGGTTAAAaccatataatatataagtaatgttattgtttgaggttaagtttaacatttacatttttgttcgaTAACGTAAAGTATTATTTACACAActtgcttttttaaataaaattcatcaaatgTCTTTAATAGCGTTACTCAAGTTAAAACTAACCTTTTTTCCAGTTCTCAAtggtatagtttataaaaaattaatagtcaAGTTGAGGAAATACCGCTTTTACCACTATCTGTCACTAAGACTGAAACTGAAACATATGATTGTTCTTGTTTActatcctttttttttttttttttttttttttttttttttttttttttttttttttttttactttaatttatttacaatctgtttatatacaacaaacaataagtaaatttgatgataaatcttaaggacatgaGTATCATTACCTTACCAGTGTCATCATTGGATGATTATAATACTCTGTACGTATACCAGTTGTACCACATCACCACTGCGTATAATTTATTCGTTGCTACCGGTTTTCTCTTCACTTGATATAGAGTTTTTCATTCATGACTTAATATTTCATTCTAAATACTCAGGTTTGTcggtaaattattatttttagtctcCATCCGCTGAAGgaataaataatgttactattGGTTATTTAATCATCTCGAGTTATTCATTTCCTTTATACTAATATTActcagtttttaattaatactgaactaGCTCTTATTTATGTAGCTTACAAATATTAGCTtgttaattacataatttatgcggaattactaataaacattttaaagtaggtacataatttaatataactggtaaattgatatacattttccaatattagttttatttttgcgaggccttttggaatcaatgattccattaTCAGGCaacttaacaaaataacaaaatatgaattggCATTAACGTTGTCTTTACAAACTTTGCTGTATGATATAGGTATTTGTTATAGTTTCTAATATGTTCAGTGTAAGATTTTTCCTTTTCCCTTCTTGCAACTGcaaattgaaaacatttgttaCCATGGTAACCATCTCTAGCAGAATAAACTAAGCTGTTTTTTGTATAGTCCACATTGAACAAAAGATTTAAACTTTACTAACTTGTCATTTAGACAGAACTCTATACTTTCTTCTGATTCTAGACTACATACATAAGAAGTTACATAAATAATGCCGATTCTAATTAAAGATTACAACTGGAGGCAAACGGAGAAGCTGGTTATCATTCGGGTCCCTTTGAAAGGTGTTTGTGTAAAGAATATTGACATTTTTACGTCTGATCATTATATAAAAGTGAGTAGCTATTATGTGTTTGTCAAAATGATACTGAAGAGTAAGATTATTAGGAATATACCTTTAATTTAcgcaacaaaatatattttatgcgaTTTTCAAAATTGCTTTGGCATTCAATTGTCATGATTTTGGTGTGTTTATAaccatttgtttgaattgcttaTTTTATTGCATGCCTAACCTTACGAtgtcaaattttatatctgattcTTAAGAAGAGGTAAAATTTCAGTTGTCAGTTGTCAAAAcatgtttcattttaattcaaatcCTGTAACATCAATAATTGGCTAAGGTCAGTGTGTCAAGTTATCACAGTATTTAAAATGGCGTTTGTTCATGACACTATTTCTGCATATTATGTTCATGTAATGAAGAATGTTGATTGATTGAAAATTACCCAATTGTTAGTAATAAGTTTTAGACagtggaatttaaatttattttgctttaattagctaaacatttttaaacacatcACATTTATTTCAGACAATTctgaaataaattctatttatttcagACACATTCTTTTGTATCTCTGTCTTTTTTATGTATGCCAATCTGTTAATCGACAAACAAAACAGTAATACttgtatgttatttattgatattatttttttttaatttgttgtgtttcatagtttacatttataagcTATATTCCTTTCTAATTTGAAATatccaatttatttattgactaaatGGATACAGGTATTTCAGGCTCTACTCTCATACATTATCTATTGTAGGTTTAgtttttaggtattaattcatttgttatttaaaatattgttaacaatgtTAATTCATTTCCTTCTTGTAATTTAAGATTGTTGAGTGTAATTACTTAGTGGAGACTGATGAACTCTTTCCCCCACagacaggctgatgcccatgtggggataaattgtctagaaaaatattttaggtgTATTTCTGTTACTTTGTGTGAAGTTATGGGAAATAACGCAATCAATCAGGCAGTCTACGGATGAAATGTTGTATATTGGTTTTAGTAGGTTTTACccataaaatataagttatctTAGTGTGTATATGTGCAGTGTAGTATTTAACATATAACTTCATATTATTAACTATCACAGTGATACAGAGTATATACTCACAACAATATAATCaagaattttgaataatttcctAGCACTATaggtttattagttttatattcgTCTTCTTACAATGAAAATCCGCAATTCATTTGTCTATTGACATTcagttttgtatataaaagcgcttaatattttaaatcaatgcaCATATGCGCAATTGCTTACAAACACGAAACCTACACATTAATCAATCTTACAGGCAGTAAGTAGGCTATACAGTGTGGGTGAATGACAACCGgtgtgtaaaatttacatttgttttacttttcttatCTTGTGTGGCAAATGTTTTGCAAAATAAGTTATCTATATTGCTAAACTATAAACCATTTCCTCCCTTATTTTAGGTACATAGTTTTGCTAGATTTTTCATTTTCAAGGTATAGTGAAAAAATATACGAATTACCTTTATTGCCATAATAACATCTTCTCTGCTGCATTTGTTCCAccctttataatataatacagaatAACAAAACGCATAATAAAACTGTGCCAGTACATTTTGAGTAACACGTCCAGTAAGTATACTAAGCAGGTAGAAAACATTGAATACTAATATCCCAattgttggttttaaaatattgctttggttgtatattttttaactattaaatctgCTCAAATCATGAGTttgttaagtaatatttttttaaacaagtattttttgttttaagtattatttttgtgtttgataTTTTGCGAAAGCTTGTGAAACTTGCGTCatcagtgtataaaataaatttggatatTTCATTACTATCTGTCATTAACTTACactataaataagaaaaatcaatGGATGATTCTGTTGTTAAggccattaaaattatattataaacaattaaattatacacCCTGAGTTCTACAAGTATGATATGATTTGAAAAGTTgcaattaattttcataacacCATTATATTCTaagttttcatacaaaatatgtGATAAGCTGTCAGTGGTTTAAGAGTTTAACACTTCTTTAAGTGAGAAAAGACTCAGTATTATGAAGTACTTGGTTGCTCAAAATTACCActgtttaatcttttttgtacAAATTCCAGATCCACTCGCCTCCATTCCTGTTTGAAGTGTGTCTGTGGCAGCCGGTGGAGGAGTCTGAGTGTAGCTGCACGGTAACTGACGAAGAGGCCGTATTCCAACTAGTGAAGAAGTTGGAGACAAACTGGCCGAGCCTAGCTGCAGATATCAGTCGTCAGGAGGCCCTGCAAGTTAAGACACGCGCTATAGAGGAGGCTCTGGCAAGAGCCGAAATCTGTCGGAAAGATAAGTCAGGCAAGTATTTATTCCAGTGTCACATTTATGGAATTAATGCGAGTGACTTTCCACTACAACTTTCCAAATCAATAACTTGCTAGGTAAATTAACATACAAGAGATATCACACCTTCTTTTGTAAACATGGGAGGTCCATGGAAAGCACTCACAAAGCACATTGTGGCTGGTTGGGAAAGGCACATTTATCACAGGAATGTTTTATGGTGGTTTTACTTTCATGGGAGATCTTCTTAAATACATATGATTAGCTTCTTTAAATGtctctctgttttaaaaaaaacaacatgcaAAATGGAACTTAACTTTGCTTAAAGTAAGTAATTgcagtaatagttttaaatttttattactggGAATACATATTGTCGAATTGAATACAAGGGACCAAAAAATGTGAATTGTGTAATCAGTTATGACAGGTGCTATCTGGTATAAGTGTAAAAATTAAGTGGAAAAACATTCTTTCAATGAcaagtataattattttgatgtaattatatgtaacaaaCTCCATAACCATGAAACTGTGAAGGAAtgtacattgattattttattctttttacaacaACAGATCGAAATAATtcatacatttcattaaatattatgttctaGCGAAGAAAAGCGAGCGGCAGAGAGCTGCAGTGAAAGAGCAGATTAGCTTAAACACTCATGAGCATCAACAGATTGAGCGCAACAAGCAGCAAGAGAAGGAAGCGGCACTCATTCAATTGGGTTGGAGCCGACCACAGTCCTCGGTCAGAATTACGGAAATTACTGATGAAAACGAACATTCAACTGCAAGTTAGTCCTTTATTCCCTATAGTATGTTACATTCTCTgtcagaaattttttttaaataatcacctAATTCGTTCAGTAATGTGTTAATTTACttcacttttttaaaatataataaatacactagTACAAAGTAGAATCTTTTACTAGAGCTGTGATTCCCAAGGCTGGATCTATAGTTTCCTTTCCTTTTCTCTGAGTGTTTTCCCATAGAAAGATGTTCCTTCCGTCAAGGACTGAAAGATACAATCTTGATATAGAATCTGTAATGATTGTTTAGTAGGTACTGCAAAACATAATTACAGCTACCTAAATAGCCAGTACTAGAAACCTAATTGACcatagattattaaaatttgaataaattgtcAAATGATTTTATGTTCATTATGACGACTTGTGTTCCAGAAAAAATTGGCAAGGAGATATTTCAACTGGATAAAAAAGAGGATAAGGTGATGAAAAGCCTAATTCCAGCGCCACGGCAAAGTGTTCAAATTCCAGTAACGTTCACGCCGCGATGGTTCCCCACGCCTTGTAGAGAGTCCATGATCACCGAGGAGCAAGAGGTAACACACACgaattactgtattttatatatttataaacaaaacatttacttctGTAACATTTATACAATCCCATTTTTATTCtaactaaatataacaaaaaaaaaccgtaatgttttgttaaaaagtataCAGTATTTGTTTCTTAGAAAATTCGTTGACAATTCCTGTCAAGAGATTAttctatttgaaatgtttaaaataaacaacccAGCTGAGTTCTAACAATTGAACTCaaaaaatcagtttggttttCATACTGGTATTAGTACGGAAAATGCTCTGTTAAATTTTATGGAGCaagttactaataatattaataccggTAAAAGGGTAAGTGGGCTgttcattgatataaaaaaaaagcttttgaCACTGTGGATCACAATTTACTACTGAATAAGATTTATAATTGTGGTATTAGGGGAGTGCTTTTATGTGGTTTAAGAGTTATCTATCTCAAAGAAGTCAATGTGTAAGAATACATAGCGTTTTGAGTAATAACtggttaaagatttgttatatattttgttaagttttgttattgttatttggatttgttgatatttctgtgttgttaactatattcaattaatatatttgtttattatacaacatttatttacattatttattatagaacatttatttacattgtttgtcaTAGAGAGTTAcagtttacatgttttaatataaataaattgttaactggttaaagttttgttgtataatttgttaagttttgttattgttatttagatttgttgattttatatatgtgttgttaactatattcaattaattaatttattcattatacaacatttatttacattatttattatagaacatttatttacattatttattatagagcatttatttacattatttattatacaacagttatttacattatttattatatttatctatgtgcACAAGCCCGAAGATATTATGTGTCAACTTGAGGTAgactgaataattagtttttaatttttgttgcctaACCATCGATACTGGATAATGATGGTTAGTGGAATTCCGAGacgaaaatgtatttctaatttgtatgtacttacggaataaatatcattattcatcattattcattatcattATTCATATCATTATTCAATTGTTCttcagtttatttcttgtttaaatgttaattggtttaaaactacatttctaaCTAGAACCTTTAAACTTATGTTGTGTTagaacaaacacaaaatatatttgaatatgtaatttattttaaattatatctgaaatttaaaatgaaaatgctctttaaacataatttttaaattaaattgagatTCTGAATttcgtaaaaattaataatccacagtctaaaattgtattttacttaaaagtgaagttttaagttatttgcaTTTTTGTATGATTGGAGAGGTTTAGTAGGTCTACATCCCAAATAGTTTAATCAGTATTATTCAAGCGGTCTTTTAGAGAGTTTttgttttccaaattaaaattatcgtatttttatgtgctattaaattttatattttgtttcttaatttcaaaaCCGTAATAGTATATTAACTAACTGCACCAATGTGCACATGTGGTTACATTCATCAATTTTGATTGGCCGTGATCAGTGTTTTATTCACAACTTTTAACCTATGTTGCATGTATTTGCAAGTTTTATGGGCGTTGATTTGGTATTTGAGGAGAGGAGTTTTCCGAAAACGACATCGTGCCTGGTGGAGGGGTTTGCTCATTCTGTATGCTAGCTGGGC from Homalodisca vitripennis isolate AUS2020 chromosome 2, UT_GWSS_2.1, whole genome shotgun sequence encodes the following:
- the LOC124356213 gene encoding dynein axonemal assembly factor 4-like, which encodes MPILIKDYNWRQTEKLVIIRVPLKGVCVKNIDIFTSDHYIKIHSPPFLFEVCLWQPVEESECSCTVTDEEAVFQLVKKLETNWPSLAADISRQEALQVKTRAIEEALARAEICRKDKSAKKSERQRAAVKEQISLNTHEHQQIERNKQQEKEAALIQLGWSRPQSSVRITEITDENEHSTAKKIGKEIFQLDKKEDKVMKSLIPAPRQSVQIPVTFTPRWFPTPCRESMITEEQEWLKKRAEAMRRTGFVAEDLRPEEQDPLWLCDKAQSFFDVGNYLGAVSAYSHALTLNDQLYEIYAGRAKAHLALGNVGKAASDSSNALELLTPPVPQNVEARAQCLLSRGLALAGLGLKREALSELQAAESLSPDCPDIKVAITQLQKEQLHVD